The segment cctagccacccccccgcctgccctgagcTACCCCGtccctgcacagcccctagccacccccccgcctgccctgagctaccccccccgcctgccctgagctaccccctcctgGCAGAGAGCCCCTAGCCACCCCCTGCAAagatctgccccctccctgcccctgagctaccccctgcccacacacagcccctagctaccccccccgcctgccctgagctaccccctccctgcaccccaactaaCCCCTGCCCACACACGGCCCCTAgccacccccccgcctgccctgccccgagCTACCCCCCGCCTGCCCCGCCCCGagccacccctccctgcacctgagctacctcctccctgcacagcccctagccacccccccgcctgccctgagctaccccccccgcctgccctgagctaccccctcctgGCAGAGAGCCCCTAGCCACCCCCTGCAAagatctgccccctccctgcccctgagctaccccctgcccacacacagcccctagctaccccccccgcctgccctgagctaccccctccctgcacagcccctagccacccccccgcctgcccctgaGCTACCCCGtccctgcacagcccctagccacccccccgcctgcccctgagctaccccctgcctgcacagcctctagctaccccctcccgGCAGAGAGCCCCTAGtcatcccctcccagcccctgagctacccccccgcctgccccgccCCGAGCCGCCCCCTCCCGGCAGAGAGCCCCGAGctacccccccgcctgccctgagctaccccctggcTACCGCGCGCTCGGCCCCCAGCCCCCGGGCAGCGaaagccgagccgagccgagctgagcccttcccttcccttcccccccccccgccagaagCGCTTCACGCGCAGAGCCCGCTCGGCCGAAGATCCCGGCATGCAGCGCGGCCGCGGCGTTCCCTCCCGGCATGCAGCGCGCTACGTTCCCCCCCCGCTCCCGGCATGCAGCGcgctagcccccctccccccccgctcccggcATGCAGCGCGCTACGTTCCCCCCCCGCTCCCGGCATGCAGCGCGGCGGGCGCCGGCACTGggcgaggccccgcccccgcaaGCTCTGGCCACGCCCCCAACATGGCCCGGGCCAGGGGCGCGCAGGTGAGGGCTGCCTCCATCCTGGCCGTTGCTATGGGAACGGGGGCGACaactcagctccccccccccccgcgcagggCCCGGCCGGGACCGGGGTGTGTGACCCCCCCATGCAGGGCGGGACTGGGCTGTGACCCCCCCATCAGGGCCCGGCGGGGTGTGACCCCCCCATACAGATCCCAGGCCCAGGGGTGCTGAGCTGTGCCCCCTCTGTTGCAGGTGCTGGTGCCTAGTGAGGACGTCTCCGTCTCCGGCCCCGCAGGCGTGGGTGGAATTCGTGGCGTGGCAGAGCCGTGGGCCAGTGACGGTGGAGCCCGTGGCCTGGCGGTGGGAGGATAAAGCCGCGTGAATTACAGGTGGGACAGACCCCTCGGACACAGCTTGCCCAAGTGGGCTCCTGCCGGTGCCTCGGAGCGGGTGCACAGACCCGGTCTCTGCAAAGCGGCTCGCGTGGGCTACTTGGAGTGAAAAGGGCCCCGTGGCCCTGAGTGCCCTGCTGGGGCTGCCTGCTGGTGCCCACTGTGCGGGCCTCTCGCTAAGGGAATGGAGATGCCATGTGTCCGAGAGGCTTGAGCCAGAACATCTGGAAATAGCCAAGCCACAAGCCCCAGCTTTGACTGTGCTCTGAGCTGCCTCCAGCATCCCAGAGCGATTCAAGGGCTGGGAATCCAGCTGGAGCTCGCTGGGTTAGTGTCTCCAGGGGACGGGTCAGTGGTGCCGTGAGCGCGGGCTGCAGGTGCCCGGAGCCCGGTCTGAGCAGGGGATGGGTCAGCGGTGCCGTGAGCGCGGGCTGCAGGTGCCCAGAGCCCaatctgggcaggggaggggtcaggggtgccGTGAGCGCGATCTGCAGGTGCCCGGAGCCCGGTCTGAGCAGGGGATGGGTCAGCGGTGCCGTGAGCGCGGGCTGCAGGTGCCCAGAGCCCaatctgggcaggggaggggtcaggggtgccGTGAGCGCGATCTGCAGGTGCCCGGAGCCCggtctgggcaggggaggggtcagcGGTGCCGTGAGCGCGATCTGCAGGTGCCCGGAGCCCggtctgggcaggggaggggaggggtcagcgGTGCCGTGAGCGCGGGCTGCAGGTGCCCAGAGCCCaatctgggcaggggagggggctctgcgGCAGGCGGCCCTTGGCTCTGGCAGGCAGGGCCTGGACGAGAGCTGCCCCGGCTGGGAATAAGGAGCAGATTTTCCCCCTTTGGAACAACTGAGCTGGTGGGGGAGTGTATGTCAGTGAATCCAGGCCAGGCGTCTCTGACAGCCCCACTGTAGCTCAGTCGGCCGAGCTGGGCCGGGTGCAGGAGTGCCTGGGGGAGAGCCCTGCCCTGGGCTTTGCGGGAGGCTGAGTGGGATGGCAGAACGGTCCCCCAGCTTGACATCTCTGACCCCGGGGAAGCTCCCTGCTAGTCTGCAAGCTGTGAACCCCTAGCTACTTATAGCGGGgctacctgccctgcccccctgcagcaTCTCTCTGACCCCTGTGCACTGCGTTGGTAGTTCCCCCATTTACCCTCCCTATACAGGCACAGGTTCCAGCTAGGCTCAGACTCGGAGAGTAACTCTTTCTGCACCAAATTGATAGCACAGGCTGAGGATCTCAGGTACTTCGCACACCCTTGCCTGTGAGCACCAAGATCCCCTGGGCTgaggggtcagagttaaggggAGGGTaagcgagggggtgggacagagttCAGGCTCGTAGAGCTCCCAGCCTGCGGGGTGTGGTGAGCTGTCTAATCTCATCGTCAGACTTGTGCTAGCTGTGTGCTGGCAGGTGGGTGCCCTGGCCTGGCTcggagctgggcggggggcagtggTTCTGGACCCAGGGCTCAGAACTGCTCTTTGTTTCTGTAAACGCCCTTTGCTGTCCATAATGAGCCGCATTAGAGAAGGCAGCGAGTGGGCAACGCtcgcaggtgctgggggaggagtaGCTGGGACAGCAAAGCTGCCCTTGCTGCATGCTTGGGGGCCTAGGGAGCAATGCACCCACTCGACTCCCCCCAGCCCACTTGCCTGGCTGGTGCTTCCACCAGAACTGCCGAGCTTGAAACCCGGCTCGTCTGCTGGCCTGAACCAGACCCGCCCAGAACACAGCACAcctggctggggagctgtgaaTTAACTGCCCGTCTCCTGGTCACACCTTCCAGCCGTCACCCCTTCCCACTCCAAAGCCGCCTGGCAGCGTCTCCAGGGAACGTGCCTATGACCTCGGTGTCTCTGCAGATCCCGCCCCAGAGGGCGCCTCTGAGATGGAGCCAAGTGTTGGGGGCAGAGGAATCCCAGATGCTCCTGGCGCGGGTGAGTGATGCTGACCCAGTGCAGGGGGCACCGCCCTGGTAGCAAAATGCCAGCAGACAGGCACCCCGCACTAGTGCTCCAggcccagcagcctggctggagctggcctGTGGGGTGCTGAGCCAGCCCCGGGCCCACCCTTTCTGGGGAGCAGGCGTCGTGGCAGTACTCAGGCTGGGCTGTTCGTGGAGTTCCTGGGGCAGCCCTCAGTGCCGCGAACCCTGGGTTAGTcctggccccagcgtctccacTCCCAGGACAAACCCCTGCCTGAAGGCACCGCCCAGAACGACTCCAACACCTCCTGCTCGCAGCTGGTGCCAGAGCAGTTGGGAGATGCCCACAGGCTGGGCGTGGGGAGCCAAGGGCGAGAGGGGGGcctgcagggggtgaggtggAGCTGGGGATCCCCGCAGGGTgtgctggggtgtgggggctcTGGCCCAACATGGGGGGTTTGCATCCCagctgctctgggctcctgcCTGATTCTGTTTTCGCCGCAGGCGCTGGGGGCTGGAACATCAGAGAGGAGCAGAGCGACACGCCAGGATCCTGGGCAGTGAAAGCAGAGAGCgcgtcccagagcctgggctgtggggagctccTGGCCCCGGGGAGCGGCCGTGTCGGGGACGTGCTGCTGATCTGCACTGAGTGCGGGGAGAGCTTCGGGCATCACGAGGCCCTGATCGCCCACCAGCGAGGCCACGCTGGGCAGGGGGCCGGGCTCTTCAGCTGCCCCCAGTGCCAGAAGGGCTTCAAGCACAGAGCCAGCCTGGTGGCGCACCAGCGCGTGCACACGGGCGAGCGCCCCTACGCCTGTGCCCAGTGTGGGAGGGGCTTCCGCTACAAGACCTGCCTGGTGGTGCACCAGCGCGCCCACTCTGGCCAGCGCCCCCACAAGTGCCTGCAGTGCGGCAGAGCCTTCCTACAGCGCGGGGACCTGCGTGCCCACCTGCGCACGCACACGGGCGAGCGCCCCTTTGCCTGCTCTGAGTGCGGCCTCCGCTTCCCGTCCCGCCGGAACCTCGCCTGTCACCAGCGCCAGCACCCGGACCTGGGCCCCCACCAGTGCCAGCAGTGCGGGCGCAGCTTCCGCCACAAGCGCAACTTGGTGCGGCACCAGCGCGGCCATGCTGGCACCCAGCCCTACCGCTGCCCCGAGTGCGGGGACGGCTTCTGCTACAAACAGAGCTTGGTGGCCCACCAGCGGGAGCACGCCACCCCCCGGCCctacccctgcccccagtgcggcACCAGCTTCCAGCACCAGGCCAACCTGGCCATCCACCAGCAGAGCCACGCCCCCCCGGCCACCTACACCTGCCCACAGTGCCAGCAGAGCTTCAAGTACAAGGGCTACCTGCGCATGCACCAGCGGAAGCACTCGGCCCCCGAGGCCGAGGGGCGGGAGCGCCAGGCCCTGCCCGGCGGCGGGAGGCTCTTTACCTGCGCCCAATGTGGGAAAGGCTTCAAGAACAACGGCTTCCTCATCATCCACCAGCGAGCCCACGCGGCCGGGGCACGGAGCGCCAGCCCCACCTCTTGGGGTACCTAGCCCCTCTACCAGGCCTCGTGCCATCAGCAAAGGGGCAGCGTTGCCAAGGGAGCTCTGAGCGTGGCCAGGAGGGGCCCAGCGTGCCGACAGGGCACAGTGTTAGAGGGAGGGGAGGGCCGGGCCCCTCAAACCCAGGGTGGCCAACTTGGGCTACTGGGCGTTGTCTGAGTGCTGGGAGAACGGCAGCTTTGGACTCAAAGCACGGCTGTGGTGCTGGCAGGCGAAGGGCTAGT is part of the Chrysemys picta bellii isolate R12L10 chromosome 2, ASM1138683v2, whole genome shotgun sequence genome and harbors:
- the LOC101931745 gene encoding gastrula zinc finger protein XlCGF52.1-like, producing the protein MEPSVGGRGIPDAPGAGAGGWNIREEQSDTPGSWAVKAESASQSLGCGELLAPGSGRVGDVLLICTECGESFGHHEALIAHQRGHAGQGAGLFSCPQCQKGFKHRASLVAHQRVHTGERPYACAQCGRGFRYKTCLVVHQRAHSGQRPHKCLQCGRAFLQRGDLRAHLRTHTGERPFACSECGLRFPSRRNLACHQRQHPDLGPHQCQQCGRSFRHKRNLVRHQRGHAGTQPYRCPECGDGFCYKQSLVAHQREHATPRPYPCPQCGTSFQHQANLAIHQQSHAPPATYTCPQCQQSFKYKGYLRMHQRKHSAPEAEGRERQALPGGGRLFTCAQCGKGFKNNGFLIIHQRAHAAGARSASPTSWGT